In one window of Streptosporangiales bacterium DNA:
- a CDS encoding HTH domain-containing protein translates to MTKATELARAASDRDPHVGLRAVAALRRLLERLEVVQVDNARRQGWSWQEIADQLGVSRQAVHRKHGGR, encoded by the coding sequence ATGACGAAAGCCACTGAACTCGCCAGAGCGGCGAGCGACCGCGATCCCCACGTCGGCCTGCGTGCGGTGGCCGCGTTGCGGCGGCTGCTCGAGCGGCTCGAGGTGGTGCAGGTCGACAACGCCCGGCGGCAGGGGTGGTCCTGGCAGGAGATCGCGGACCAGCTCGGGGTGAGTCGGCAAGCGGTGCATCGCAAGCATGGAGGGCGTTAG
- a CDS encoding BldC family transcriptional regulator — MGTRKSDAEALLTPAEVAAMFRVDPKTVTRWAKAGKLSSIRTLGGHRRYLESEVRALLEGVPHAVEDEPAS; from the coding sequence ATGGGCACTCGCAAGAGCGACGCGGAGGCGTTGCTGACACCAGCCGAGGTGGCGGCGATGTTTCGTGTCGATCCGAAGACCGTCACCCGTTGGGCGAAGGCAGGGAAGCTGTCCTCGATCCGCACGCTGGGCGGTCATCGACGGTATCTGGAATCCGAGGTGAGGGCGCTGCTCGAGGGTGTTCCCCATGCGGTAGAAGACGAGCCGGCGAGCTGA
- a CDS encoding prepilin peptidase — protein sequence MWTARSRYGDAGRLPGHGRGRDAAVTYLVPAVAGLLGLLVGLVVAAVLAGRPAHRPRVQRPRDVLLPVLSAAACAALAVRFGLAPELPAYLYLALVAVPLAAVDVQQHRLPDLLTLPSYPIGVGLLALAAPFIEGGGRRLLGVLLGMLGLGLCYGLLHLVNRDGMGLGDVKLAGVLGAYLGWLGPDTWVVGAFLGVLFGGLFALALLVLRVADRRSRIPFGPFMLAGALVAVLVSGYELLG from the coding sequence GTGTGGACGGCGCGTTCCCGGTACGGGGATGCCGGTAGATTGCCCGGCCATGGACGAGGCAGGGACGCCGCGGTGACGTACCTCGTCCCGGCGGTGGCCGGCCTGCTCGGCCTGCTCGTCGGGCTGGTGGTGGCGGCCGTGCTCGCCGGGCGGCCGGCGCACCGGCCGCGGGTGCAGCGACCCCGCGACGTGCTGCTGCCGGTGTTGTCGGCGGCGGCGTGCGCGGCGCTCGCGGTGCGCTTCGGTCTGGCCCCCGAGCTGCCCGCGTACCTCTACCTCGCGCTCGTCGCCGTGCCGCTGGCCGCCGTCGACGTGCAGCAACACCGGCTGCCCGACCTGCTGACGCTGCCGTCGTACCCGATCGGGGTGGGACTGCTCGCGCTGGCGGCGCCGTTCATCGAGGGCGGCGGCAGGCGGCTGCTCGGCGTGCTGCTCGGCATGCTCGGCCTCGGCCTGTGCTACGGCCTGTTGCACCTGGTCAACCGCGACGGCATGGGGCTCGGCGACGTGAAGCTCGCCGGGGTGCTCGGCGCGTACCTGGGCTGGCTGGGGCCGGACACCTGGGTCGTCGGCGCGTTCCTCGGCGTGCTGTTCGGCGGCCTGTTCGCGCTGGCGCTGCTGGTGCTGCGGGTGGCCGACCGGCGCAGCCGGATCCCGTTCGGGCCGTTCATGCTCGCCGGCGCGTTGGTAGCAGTGCTGGTCAGCGGGTACGAGCTGCTCGGCTAG
- a CDS encoding valine dehydrogenase: MSQSDHEGTYQVQSAAGTDQPIVFGRHTGHEQVVFCQDEASGLKAIIAIYSTALGPALGGTRFHPYRTEQAALDDALSLAKAMAYKAAVTGLDLGGGKAVILGDPNTDKSEALLRAYGRFVQSLGGRYLTACDVGTYVADMDVVARESRYVTGRSTENGGAGDSSVLTAYGVYQGMRACAERLWGSPSLRGRRVGVAGVGKVGYHLVEHLVANGAEVAVTDVRQDRVARVTGDHPQVHAVADTDTLVRTPLDVYAPCALGGALDDATTHALRATVVCGAANNQLAHRGVEKQLQDRGVLYAPDYVVNAGGLVQVADEIDGFSFDRAKKRVEGIYETVASIFTVAAEEGVPPAVAADRIAQRRMESIGRLRGIHVM, encoded by the coding sequence ATGTCGCAGTCCGACCACGAAGGGACCTATCAGGTCCAGTCGGCAGCTGGCACCGACCAACCGATCGTCTTCGGCAGGCACACCGGCCACGAACAGGTCGTCTTCTGCCAGGACGAGGCGAGCGGCCTGAAGGCCATCATCGCCATCTACAGCACCGCGCTCGGCCCCGCGCTCGGCGGCACCAGGTTCCACCCGTACCGCACCGAGCAGGCCGCGCTCGACGACGCGCTCAGCCTCGCCAAGGCGATGGCGTACAAGGCCGCGGTCACCGGGCTCGACCTCGGCGGCGGCAAGGCCGTCATCCTCGGCGACCCGAACACCGACAAGAGCGAGGCGCTGCTGCGCGCCTACGGCCGCTTCGTGCAGTCGCTCGGCGGGCGGTACCTCACCGCGTGCGACGTGGGCACGTACGTGGCCGACATGGACGTCGTCGCCAGGGAGTCGCGCTACGTCACCGGCCGCTCCACCGAGAACGGCGGCGCCGGCGACTCGAGCGTCCTCACCGCGTACGGCGTCTACCAGGGCATGCGGGCCTGCGCCGAGCGGCTCTGGGGCAGCCCGAGCCTGCGGGGCAGGCGGGTCGGCGTGGCCGGTGTCGGGAAGGTCGGATATCACCTGGTCGAGCACCTGGTCGCGAACGGCGCCGAGGTGGCCGTCACCGACGTCCGCCAGGACCGGGTGGCCAGGGTCACCGGCGACCACCCGCAGGTGCATGCCGTAGCCGACACCGACACGCTCGTACGCACCCCGCTGGACGTGTACGCACCGTGTGCACTCGGCGGCGCGCTGGACGACGCGACCACGCACGCGCTGCGCGCGACGGTGGTGTGCGGCGCCGCCAACAACCAGCTGGCGCACCGCGGGGTGGAGAAGCAGCTGCAGGACCGCGGCGTCCTCTACGCCCCCGACTACGTGGTCAACGCCGGCGGGCTCGTCCAGGTCGCCGACGAGATCGACGGCTTCAGCTTCGACCGGGCGAAGAAGCGGGTCGAGGGCATCTACGAGACGGTGGCCAGCATCTTTACCGTCGCCGCCGAGGAGGGCGTGCCGCCCGCGGTCGCCGCGGACCGGATCGCGCAGCGGCGGATGGAGTCGATCGGCCGGCTACGGGGCATCCACGTGATGTGA
- a CDS encoding DUF3073 family protein, whose product MGRGRAKAKQTKVARKLKYQTGGTDLSQLAEELGASSPTIDGTDDVGQRADDTARDDDDLVARYSDYADNPNPSAR is encoded by the coding sequence ATGGGGCGCGGCCGGGCTAAGGCCAAGCAGACGAAGGTCGCCCGCAAGCTCAAGTACCAGACTGGCGGCACTGATCTTTCGCAGCTTGCCGAGGAGCTTGGGGCATCGTCGCCGACCATCGACGGTACGGATGACGTAGGGCAACGTGCCGATGACACGGCACGCGACGACGACGATCTCGTCGCGCGGTATTCGGATTACGCGGACAACCCGAATCCGTCTGCGCGCTGA
- a CDS encoding phosphoribosylformylglycinamidine cyclo-ligase → MSSGNDSGTYGAAGVDIEAGERAVALMSKQVKAASRPEVLGDFGGFAGLFRLDVGRYTAPVLATSTDGVGTKLAVAQALDKHDTVGQDLVGMVVDDLVVCGAEPLFMTDYIACGQVVPERISAIVGGIAEGCRQAGCALLGGETAEHPGLMQPQEYDLAGAGTGIVEEEAVLGPERVREGDVVIAMGSSGLHSNGYALARHALLRMGRMSYDAEPEELGHSLGEELLEPTRIYTQACLTIAAETDVHAFAHVTGGGLAANLSRALPQALDARIDRATWTPQPVFRLIEAKGRIEWDEMERTFNLGVGMLAVLGQDDVDRALAILVGRKVPAWVGGEIVAGSGDVQLLGAHPK, encoded by the coding sequence GTGAGCTCGGGGAACGACAGCGGGACGTACGGGGCTGCCGGGGTCGACATCGAGGCCGGCGAGCGTGCGGTGGCCCTGATGTCCAAGCAGGTCAAGGCGGCCAGCCGGCCCGAGGTGCTCGGCGACTTCGGCGGGTTCGCCGGCCTGTTCCGGCTGGACGTGGGCAGGTACACGGCCCCGGTGCTCGCGACGTCCACCGACGGCGTCGGCACCAAGCTGGCGGTCGCGCAGGCGCTGGACAAGCACGACACCGTCGGCCAGGACCTGGTCGGCATGGTCGTCGACGACCTGGTGGTCTGCGGGGCCGAGCCGCTGTTCATGACCGACTACATCGCGTGCGGCCAGGTGGTGCCCGAGCGGATCTCCGCCATCGTCGGCGGCATCGCGGAGGGCTGCCGGCAGGCCGGCTGCGCACTGCTCGGCGGTGAGACGGCCGAGCACCCCGGGCTGATGCAGCCGCAGGAGTACGACCTCGCCGGCGCGGGCACCGGCATCGTCGAGGAAGAGGCGGTGCTCGGCCCGGAGCGGGTGCGCGAGGGCGACGTGGTGATCGCCATGGGCTCGTCCGGACTGCACTCCAACGGGTACGCGCTGGCGCGCCACGCGCTGCTGCGGATGGGCCGGATGAGCTACGACGCCGAGCCCGAGGAGCTCGGCCACTCGCTGGGGGAGGAGCTGCTCGAACCCACCCGCATCTACACGCAGGCGTGCCTGACCATCGCGGCGGAGACTGACGTGCACGCGTTTGCGCACGTCACTGGCGGTGGGCTGGCAGCGAACCTGTCGCGGGCGCTGCCGCAGGCACTCGACGCGCGGATCGACCGGGCGACCTGGACACCGCAGCCGGTCTTCCGGCTGATCGAGGCCAAGGGCCGGATCGAGTGGGACGAGATGGAGCGCACCTTCAACCTCGGCGTCGGCATGCTGGCCGTGCTCGGCCAGGACGACGTGGACCGGGCGCTCGCGATCCTCGTCGGGCGCAAGGTGCCGGCGTGGGTCGGCGGCGAGATCGTCGCGGGAAGCGGCGATGTACAGCTGTTGGGTGCGCACCCGAAATAG